One region of Syntrophobacter fumaroxidans MPOB genomic DNA includes:
- a CDS encoding FAD-dependent oxidoreductase: protein MIVKEHGSGVVGSVLVIGGGIAGMQAALDLANSGYYVHLLEKGPAIGGGMAQLDKTFPTNECAMUIISPKLVEVGRHLNINLLTNSQLQSLSGTEGNFHAEVLQKPRYVDLDKCISCGACAGKCPTVVIDAFNAGLGKRKAIYKYYAQAIPSGYAIDAENCRQLGHGKKCGICAKVCPADAVDYGQKEKLLNLQVGAVILATGFQAFDPTRIDTYGYATHPNVVTALEFERLLSAGGPTSGHLHRPSELVLKEEISALETEIEKLDRRTRQAGDKDGSSPAGGIEHRGRLGAALAELTNKLAAEHEPKRIAWLQCVGSRDINVCDNGYCSGVCCMYAVKEAVIAREHAGGDLEAAIFFMDMRTYGKEFEQYYNRARDNGVRFVRSRVHSVEPDIGTGNLRLGYVKESGEPAEEEFDLVVLSVGLESSPEVRELAGKLDIELDHYQFAKTGSFAPVATSRPGIYACGVLQGPKDIPVSVMEASAAAGAAASNLAAARHTLVQKKTFPEERDVRSEDPRIGVFVCNCGVNISSVVRVPEVVEYASGLPNVVYVQENLFSCSQDAQDKLVGVIKEQNLNRVVVAACSPRTHEPLFQETIRNSSLNKYLFEQANIRDQCSWVHAMDHDAATQKAKDLVRMAVARAALIEPLSMPSVPVNRAALIVGGGVAGMMSALTLARQGFQAHIVEEKDRLGGHALKLTRTWKGEDIPSFLEQLVKDVQDNEAIQVHLNSSISATSGYVGNFKTTIASGGGDGVEIEHGVTILAIGAHSLNPDEYLYGKNSRVFRWHDLDKARDTDLVRKASSAVFIQCVGSREPDRPHCSRICCTFSVQKAVELKELNPEMDVTILYRDIRTYGEREDLYREARRRGVIFIRYDLEHKPVVREIDDGRLEVTVMDHVLRRPITLRPDFITLASAIQTRDADKLAQLFKVPLSQDHFFLEVHMKLRPVDFATDGVFVCGLAHYPKSIDESIAQAQAAAARAATILAQETIEVEGVVSSVDQTMCRGCGKCVDVCPYGSPQLVEVGEGVFVSQIQEALCKGCGACAVACPTGAAAIRHFNDKEVLTMVEAALCK from the coding sequence ATGATCGTGAAAGAACATGGTAGTGGGGTAGTCGGTTCCGTTCTCGTCATCGGCGGCGGCATCGCCGGAATGCAGGCGGCTCTCGATCTCGCCAATTCCGGCTATTACGTTCACCTGCTGGAGAAAGGTCCGGCGATCGGGGGCGGCATGGCCCAACTGGACAAGACCTTTCCGACCAACGAATGCGCCATGTGAATCATCTCGCCCAAGCTGGTCGAGGTCGGCCGGCATCTGAACATCAACCTTTTGACCAACTCGCAGCTGCAAAGCCTCAGCGGCACGGAAGGCAACTTCCACGCCGAGGTGCTGCAGAAACCCCGGTACGTGGACCTGGACAAGTGCATATCCTGCGGCGCGTGTGCGGGCAAGTGCCCGACTGTTGTGATCGACGCCTTCAATGCCGGGCTCGGCAAGCGCAAGGCCATTTACAAGTATTACGCCCAGGCGATCCCATCCGGATACGCCATAGACGCGGAAAACTGCCGCCAGCTCGGACACGGCAAGAAGTGCGGCATCTGCGCCAAGGTTTGCCCGGCGGATGCGGTGGATTACGGGCAAAAGGAAAAGCTACTCAACCTCCAGGTGGGCGCGGTCATTCTGGCTACCGGATTCCAGGCCTTCGACCCCACCCGGATCGATACGTACGGTTACGCAACGCACCCCAATGTAGTGACGGCACTCGAATTCGAACGGCTTTTGAGCGCAGGCGGTCCCACGTCCGGCCATCTGCACCGGCCTTCCGAACTGGTCCTTAAAGAGGAGATTTCCGCTCTCGAAACGGAGATCGAGAAGCTCGATCGCCGGACCAGGCAGGCCGGGGACAAAGACGGCTCTTCCCCTGCCGGTGGGATCGAACACCGCGGCCGGCTTGGGGCCGCCCTGGCCGAGCTTACGAACAAGCTGGCGGCCGAGCACGAGCCGAAACGGATCGCCTGGCTCCAGTGCGTCGGGTCGCGCGACATCAACGTTTGCGACAACGGGTATTGCTCCGGGGTGTGCTGCATGTACGCCGTCAAGGAAGCGGTCATCGCCAGGGAACACGCCGGAGGCGACCTCGAGGCCGCGATTTTTTTCATGGACATGCGTACGTACGGGAAAGAATTCGAACAGTACTACAACCGGGCGAGGGACAACGGCGTCCGTTTCGTCCGTTCGCGCGTCCACAGCGTCGAACCGGACATCGGGACCGGCAATCTCCGCCTCGGCTACGTGAAGGAATCAGGTGAGCCGGCGGAGGAGGAATTCGACCTGGTCGTGCTGTCGGTGGGGCTCGAGTCCTCCCCGGAGGTACGGGAGCTTGCCGGGAAACTGGACATTGAGCTGGATCACTATCAGTTCGCCAAAACCGGCAGCTTCGCCCCGGTGGCCACATCCCGACCGGGCATATACGCCTGCGGCGTCCTCCAGGGCCCCAAGGACATTCCGGTGTCCGTAATGGAAGCATCGGCGGCCGCGGGCGCAGCGGCGAGCAACCTGGCGGCGGCGCGCCACACCCTGGTTCAGAAGAAGACGTTCCCCGAGGAGCGCGACGTCCGGTCGGAGGACCCTCGGATCGGCGTCTTCGTCTGCAACTGCGGCGTCAACATATCGAGCGTCGTGCGGGTGCCGGAGGTGGTGGAGTACGCCAGCGGGCTGCCCAATGTGGTCTACGTCCAGGAAAATCTGTTCTCCTGTTCCCAGGACGCGCAGGACAAGCTGGTCGGCGTCATCAAGGAGCAGAATCTCAACCGAGTGGTCGTTGCGGCCTGTTCCCCACGGACCCACGAACCCCTGTTCCAGGAAACCATCCGCAACAGCTCGCTCAACAAGTATCTCTTCGAGCAGGCCAACATCCGGGATCAGTGTTCCTGGGTTCATGCCATGGACCACGATGCAGCCACGCAAAAGGCCAAGGACCTGGTACGCATGGCCGTTGCCAGGGCCGCCCTCATCGAACCCCTGTCGATGCCTTCCGTGCCCGTCAACCGCGCCGCCCTCATCGTGGGCGGCGGCGTGGCCGGAATGATGAGCGCCCTGACGCTGGCGCGCCAGGGATTTCAGGCGCATATCGTCGAGGAGAAGGACCGGCTCGGCGGCCACGCGCTCAAGCTGACGCGCACCTGGAAGGGCGAGGACATACCTTCTTTCCTCGAGCAACTCGTCAAGGATGTTCAGGACAATGAGGCCATCCAGGTTCATCTGAACAGCTCGATCTCCGCCACATCAGGATACGTCGGCAATTTCAAGACGACCATCGCGAGCGGTGGCGGCGACGGCGTCGAGATCGAACACGGGGTCACCATACTGGCCATCGGCGCTCATTCCCTGAATCCCGACGAATACCTTTACGGCAAGAACTCCCGCGTCTTTCGCTGGCACGATCTGGACAAGGCCCGGGACACCGACCTGGTCAGGAAGGCTTCCTCCGCGGTATTCATCCAGTGCGTGGGTTCGCGCGAACCGGATCGCCCGCACTGCAGCCGGATCTGCTGCACCTTCTCGGTGCAGAAGGCCGTCGAGCTCAAAGAGCTCAACCCCGAGATGGACGTCACCATCCTCTACCGCGACATCCGCACCTACGGAGAGCGTGAAGACCTATACAGGGAAGCGCGACGACGCGGCGTGATCTTCATCCGCTACGACCTCGAACACAAGCCTGTTGTCCGGGAAATCGACGACGGGCGCCTTGAGGTCACGGTGATGGACCACGTGCTTCGGCGGCCCATCACGCTGAGGCCCGATTTCATCACTCTGGCCAGCGCCATTCAGACCAGGGACGCCGACAAGCTGGCGCAGCTTTTCAAGGTTCCGCTGAGCCAGGACCATTTCTTCCTGGAAGTGCACATGAAGCTGCGGCCCGTTGATTTTGCCACCGACGGCGTCTTCGTCTGCGGCCTTGCACACTATCCCAAGTCCATCGACGAGAGCATCGCCCAGGCGCAGGCGGCCGCGGCAAGGGCCGCAACCATCCTGGCCCAGGAAACCATCGAGGTCGAGGGCGTGGTGTCCAGCGTGGACCAGACCATGTGCCGCGGGTGCGGCAAGTGCGTGGACGTCTGTCCCTACGGCTCTCCGCAGTTGGTGGAAGTCGGGGAGGGAGTGTTCGTGTCGCAAATCCAGGAAGCGCTCTGCAAGGGCTGCGGCGCGTGCGCCGTGGCCTGCCCGACGGGTGCGGCCGCGATACGCCATTTCAACGACAAGGAAGTTCTCACGATGGTGGAGGCCGCGCTCTGCAAATAG
- a CDS encoding hydrogenase iron-sulfur subunit, protein MSAEYEPRIIAFCCNWCAYAGADLAGVSRIQYPPNIRVIRVMCSGRVSPDFILKAFQLGADGILVSGUHIGDCHYLDGNEKAERIVSMTRELLGLMGIDNERLELQWVSSAEGARFAEIVTNFTNKVKKLGKSSVGAAA, encoded by the coding sequence ATGAGTGCCGAGTACGAGCCAAGAATCATTGCCTTTTGCTGCAACTGGTGCGCGTACGCCGGAGCGGATCTGGCCGGCGTCAGCCGCATCCAGTACCCGCCCAACATCCGGGTGATACGAGTCATGTGTTCCGGCCGCGTGTCCCCCGATTTCATACTGAAGGCTTTCCAGCTGGGGGCCGACGGCATCCTGGTGAGCGGGTGACACATCGGCGACTGCCATTACCTGGACGGTAATGAGAAAGCGGAACGGATCGTGAGCATGACCCGCGAGTTGCTCGGCCTGATGGGAATCGATAACGAACGCCTGGAGCTGCAGTGGGTTTCTTCGGCCGAAGGGGCCCGTTTTGCCGAAATCGTCACCAATTTCACCAATAAAGTCAAAAAGCTCGGTAAATCTTCGGTTGGAGCGGCAGCATGA
- a CDS encoding (Fe-S)-binding protein: MNVEEAIKTYRTFYCLDCGVCTGSCPVSRVHPSFSPRIIVEKALLDLGDELLKDRELWSCLTCGRCFERCPTNIDFPEFMRALREEAARRGTSPLLSHHGMLQTVMEMQTQGIRQNKTAWAREAGEIAQTGDTFFFVGCMPYFDVIFRDIGVDSLTTSRNVLKILNAAGVVPVVSDEEACCGHDMLWNGRPDTFRKLASANIELIRKSGARRVVFSCPEGYYTFKHHYPQYFGKLDFELVHFYDFLSELIADGAIKLVDGGSTFTYHDPCRLGRMAKIYDSPRRILEKVEGSRFVEMERNRENAVCCGTSGWANCSICSKQIQVERLREAKSTGASTLITACPKCQIHLNCALASMDLEIGIKDLTTFVAETMHK; encoded by the coding sequence ATGAATGTAGAAGAAGCAATCAAGACGTATCGGACTTTCTATTGCCTCGACTGCGGGGTCTGTACCGGAAGTTGCCCGGTTTCCAGGGTGCACCCTTCGTTCTCCCCGAGGATCATCGTCGAAAAGGCCCTGCTGGACCTGGGAGACGAACTGCTCAAAGACCGGGAGCTCTGGTCGTGCCTCACCTGCGGGCGCTGCTTCGAGCGCTGCCCGACCAACATCGATTTCCCCGAATTCATGCGGGCGCTGCGCGAGGAAGCCGCCAGGCGGGGCACTTCCCCGCTGCTGTCCCATCACGGCATGCTGCAGACCGTCATGGAAATGCAGACCCAGGGCATTCGTCAGAACAAAACGGCCTGGGCCAGGGAGGCCGGGGAGATCGCGCAAACGGGCGACACGTTTTTCTTCGTGGGCTGCATGCCCTACTTCGACGTGATATTCCGGGACATCGGCGTCGACAGCCTGACCACCAGCCGCAACGTGCTCAAGATCCTCAACGCGGCTGGCGTCGTCCCCGTGGTGTCCGACGAGGAAGCCTGCTGCGGCCACGACATGCTCTGGAACGGCAGGCCCGACACGTTCAGGAAACTCGCCTCCGCCAATATCGAGCTGATCCGGAAGTCGGGGGCCAGGCGCGTCGTTTTCAGCTGCCCCGAGGGGTACTACACCTTCAAGCACCACTACCCCCAGTACTTCGGCAAGCTCGATTTCGAGCTCGTCCATTTCTACGACTTCCTGAGCGAATTGATCGCCGACGGGGCCATCAAGCTCGTCGACGGCGGATCGACCTTCACCTACCACGACCCGTGCCGGCTGGGGCGCATGGCCAAGATTTACGACAGCCCGCGCAGGATCCTGGAAAAGGTGGAAGGCTCGCGTTTCGTGGAAATGGAACGCAACCGTGAAAACGCCGTCTGCTGCGGCACCAGCGGCTGGGCCAACTGCTCGATCTGTTCCAAGCAGATCCAGGTGGAACGACTTCGGGAAGCCAAGAGCACAGGGGCTTCAACCCTGATCACCGCCTGTCCCAAGTGCCAGATCCATCTCAACTGCGCACTCGCGAGCATGGACCTCGAAATCGGCATAAAGGATCTGACCACTTTTGTCGCGGAAACTATGCACAAATGA
- a CDS encoding FAD-dependent oxidoreductase: protein MSNDVLVIGGGIAGIQAALDLADMGVRVHMVEKLPSIGGKMAQLDKTFPTNDCAIUILSPKLLDVGRHPRINLMAYSEVEQVSGEAGSFKVKVRKKARFVKEDCCTGCGACAEKCPTAVVDAYNAGMGSRKAIYKYFPQGIPSVFTIDAAACRQLGQGKKCGVCAKVCQANAIDYEQKDRELEIEVGAVILATGYEVFDPSVMPEYGYDRIPNVVTALEFERLLSASGPTAGHLERPSEIALEKDIEDAEKEVKKLGRQVKQLEDKHGKASAEIAGLVASGAASDEESRQWAESAGKLESLEAELATMRARKAAAQTAKRLAFIQCVGSRDFRHNRFCSSYCCMHSVKEAMIAHEHDNEVTSSIFCMDLRAVGRGFEEYKLRGGKQANIRYVRGRVAEITEGEGENPVVWFESTTQQQVIGESFDMVVLATACVPSVSTRPLAEMFEVELDGNGFFKTDPLAPLNTTRPGVFVCGCAQGPMDIPESVAQASSAAAKAAEIVAPARQAAAAGQ, encoded by the coding sequence GTGAGCAACGACGTGTTGGTAATCGGCGGCGGGATCGCCGGAATTCAAGCTGCCCTGGACCTGGCCGACATGGGGGTCCGGGTGCACATGGTCGAGAAGCTTCCCAGCATCGGCGGGAAGATGGCCCAGCTGGACAAGACCTTCCCCACCAACGACTGCGCCATCTGAATTCTCTCGCCCAAGCTGCTGGATGTCGGTCGACATCCCCGAATCAACCTCATGGCCTACAGCGAAGTCGAACAGGTGAGTGGAGAAGCGGGTTCCTTCAAGGTCAAGGTCCGCAAGAAGGCGCGGTTCGTCAAGGAAGACTGTTGCACGGGCTGCGGCGCCTGCGCGGAGAAGTGCCCCACGGCCGTGGTGGACGCCTACAACGCCGGGATGGGGAGCCGCAAGGCGATTTACAAGTACTTCCCCCAGGGGATTCCATCGGTTTTCACCATCGATGCGGCCGCATGCCGGCAACTGGGCCAGGGGAAGAAGTGCGGCGTCTGCGCCAAGGTGTGCCAGGCCAACGCCATCGATTACGAACAGAAGGACCGGGAGCTGGAAATCGAGGTCGGAGCCGTCATCCTCGCCACCGGATACGAAGTGTTCGACCCTTCGGTGATGCCGGAATACGGCTACGACCGGATCCCCAACGTCGTGACTGCGCTCGAGTTCGAACGGCTGTTGAGCGCCAGCGGACCCACGGCGGGCCACCTGGAGCGGCCTTCAGAAATCGCCCTGGAGAAGGACATCGAAGACGCCGAGAAAGAGGTGAAAAAGCTGGGGCGCCAGGTGAAGCAACTGGAAGACAAGCACGGCAAGGCCTCCGCCGAGATCGCGGGGCTGGTTGCATCGGGCGCCGCATCCGATGAGGAGAGCAGGCAGTGGGCGGAGTCGGCCGGGAAGCTCGAAAGCCTCGAGGCGGAGCTCGCGACGATGCGGGCAAGAAAAGCCGCCGCTCAGACCGCCAAGCGCCTGGCCTTTATCCAGTGCGTCGGCTCCCGGGACTTCCGGCACAACCGCTTCTGCTCATCTTATTGTTGCATGCACTCGGTGAAGGAGGCCATGATCGCCCACGAACACGACAACGAAGTCACGTCGTCGATCTTCTGCATGGACCTGCGAGCCGTCGGGCGCGGGTTCGAGGAATACAAGCTGCGCGGCGGCAAGCAGGCCAATATCCGCTACGTGCGCGGCCGGGTCGCCGAGATCACCGAGGGTGAAGGAGAAAACCCCGTGGTCTGGTTTGAATCCACCACGCAGCAGCAGGTGATCGGGGAGTCCTTCGATATGGTGGTGCTGGCGACCGCCTGCGTGCCTTCCGTGAGCACACGGCCGCTGGCCGAAATGTTTGAAGTGGAACTGGACGGGAACGGCTTTTTCAAGACGGACCCGCTGGCTCCGCTCAACACGACGCGCCCCGGCGTTTTCGTGTGCGGCTGCGCGCAGGGACCGATGGACATTCCGGAGTCGGTGGCCCAGGCCAGCAGCGCAGCGGCCAAGGCCGCCGAGATTGTGGCGCCTGCAAGGCAGGCTGCGGCGGCAGGACAATGA
- a CDS encoding CoB--CoM heterodisulfide reductase iron-sulfur subunit A family protein — translation MAEEIRIGVFVCDCGSNIAGYLNVKELAEYARTLPNVVYVKENLYTCSEGGINEIKAAIGQEKLNRVVVASCTPRTHEPLFRGTCAEAGLNPYLFEMVNIRDQCSWVHMQEREEGTAKARDLIRMGVAKAALLEPQVPIESAMDPNAMVIGGGIAGMTAALALANRGYQVYLVEKTDQLGGMLLALDKLAPAGIEASTLAERQADLVRRNHNIKLMMPATVTEVSGYIGHFGVTVDRGGATDGFGVGVIIVAVGAQVLRPVGLFGYDGEKVVTQLEFESLLKANAFHAKSVVMIQCAGARNEERKYCSRICCMVAIKNAIEIKERSPGTAVRILYRDIQAYGTENEAMYAHAKELGVLFIKYNPERPPVVEEGRVKVFHHLLGRELEFSADLVVLSTPLIAGEDNEAISKLLRVSVDENKFFLEGHVKLKPLDFATDGVYLCGNAHYPATVREAISQALGAASRASIPLAKGVMTVEPIVSTLADEDACRGCGLCVALCPYGALEIVRTEKGRKVKVIPVACKGCGVCAATCYQHALTVNSYTDRQIGEQIKAFLEK, via the coding sequence TTGGCTGAAGAAATTCGGATTGGAGTTTTCGTTTGCGATTGCGGCAGCAACATCGCCGGTTACCTGAACGTCAAGGAACTGGCTGAATACGCCAGGACGCTGCCCAATGTGGTCTACGTCAAGGAAAACCTCTACACCTGTTCCGAAGGCGGCATCAACGAGATCAAGGCCGCCATAGGCCAGGAGAAGCTGAACCGCGTGGTGGTCGCGTCGTGCACCCCGCGGACGCACGAACCGCTCTTTCGGGGCACTTGCGCGGAAGCGGGCCTCAACCCTTACCTGTTCGAGATGGTCAATATCCGCGACCAGTGCTCCTGGGTGCACATGCAGGAGCGCGAAGAGGGCACCGCCAAGGCCAGGGACCTCATCCGCATGGGCGTGGCCAAGGCCGCGCTGCTCGAACCGCAGGTTCCCATCGAATCGGCCATGGACCCCAACGCCATGGTGATCGGCGGCGGGATCGCGGGTATGACGGCGGCCCTCGCCCTGGCCAATCGCGGATACCAGGTCTACCTGGTGGAAAAGACCGACCAACTCGGGGGCATGCTCCTCGCCCTGGACAAACTTGCCCCGGCCGGAATAGAAGCCTCGACGCTCGCCGAACGGCAGGCGGACCTCGTCCGCAGGAATCACAACATCAAGTTGATGATGCCTGCCACCGTGACGGAGGTGTCGGGCTACATCGGGCACTTCGGCGTGACGGTGGATCGCGGCGGCGCAACCGACGGGTTCGGCGTCGGCGTCATCATCGTGGCCGTCGGCGCCCAGGTGCTCAGACCCGTCGGGCTGTTCGGCTACGACGGAGAGAAGGTCGTCACCCAGCTGGAATTCGAGTCTCTGCTCAAGGCGAACGCATTCCACGCGAAAAGCGTGGTGATGATCCAGTGCGCCGGCGCGCGCAACGAGGAACGCAAATACTGTTCGCGGATCTGTTGCATGGTGGCCATCAAAAACGCCATCGAAATCAAGGAACGCAGCCCCGGCACCGCGGTGCGCATCCTCTACCGCGACATCCAGGCCTACGGGACGGAGAATGAAGCCATGTACGCGCACGCGAAGGAGCTGGGCGTGCTGTTCATCAAGTACAATCCCGAAAGGCCACCTGTGGTGGAGGAAGGCCGGGTGAAGGTCTTCCACCACTTGCTCGGCCGCGAGCTCGAGTTCTCAGCCGACTTGGTGGTGCTCTCGACGCCCCTGATCGCCGGAGAGGACAACGAGGCCATCTCCAAGCTGCTCCGCGTATCGGTTGACGAGAATAAATTTTTCCTCGAAGGGCACGTGAAGCTCAAACCGCTCGACTTCGCCACCGACGGTGTCTACCTCTGCGGCAACGCGCACTACCCGGCCACGGTGCGGGAAGCCATTTCCCAGGCGCTCGGCGCGGCGTCGCGAGCGTCCATCCCGCTGGCCAAAGGAGTGATGACCGTCGAACCCATCGTGTCGACTCTTGCGGACGAGGACGCGTGCCGCGGCTGCGGGCTGTGCGTGGCCCTGTGCCCATACGGAGCGCTCGAGATCGTGCGCACCGAGAAGGGCCGCAAGGTCAAGGTCATTCCCGTGGCCTGCAAGGGCTGCGGCGTTTGCGCCGCAACGTGTTACCAGCACGCGTTGACCGTGAATTCGTACACGGACAGGCAAATCGGGGAGCAGATCAAGGCTTTCCTGGAAAAATAG
- a CDS encoding winged helix-turn-helix domain-containing protein: MATRQILGELKNGPAAVKNLAARLELPAPHVLRYVLALQRRGFVALDGIEGPSPVYRLVPEQAAASAAA; the protein is encoded by the coding sequence ATGGCCACCCGCCAGATCCTGGGCGAGTTGAAGAACGGACCGGCGGCGGTGAAGAACCTGGCCGCGCGGCTGGAGCTTCCCGCCCCGCACGTGCTCCGCTACGTCCTCGCGCTGCAGCGACGGGGCTTCGTGGCCCTGGACGGCATCGAGGGACCATCGCCCGTGTACAGGCTCGTTCCTGAACAGGCCGCTGCCTCCGCCGCGGCTTAA
- a CDS encoding FAD-dependent oxidoreductase, translating to MSEKRVIIFGGDPAGVGEALKQAEAGNKVILVESLPSLGGGHIPQTRIIADDTSFVDPNVEALKRHPNIRVITNAAVEKTSAGDGTYRFRVRRRAPRVDPEKCNDCRACIRVCPIHMYDDFNEGIGFRTAIDYFNPDTRDYNIFKEDMPICQATCPANLDIRSYVGLIADGDYAASLAKIRERLPFALSIGRVCPHPCETACNRGTMDEPISICTLKRYVADYEMLNDIKAPVEIPDEFRKEKVAIIGAGPAGLTCGYFLAKAGYRSVCFEALPEPGGMFRYGIPEYRLPTPTLMREINWILSHGVELRCNTRIGKDVAYEDILKEYDAVFLGVGAHAGMKLQIKGEDMEGVVDGVDFLRDANMGKDLKAKGKVIIIGGGNVAMDAARVSWRAGFDEVHILYRRTKREMPASPWEIDAAEQEGIKIQYLVAPVEVIGENGRMTGLKCLRMELGEPDASGRRRPVPIQGSEFVVEAQTLIPAIGQRPDLSFVPEGSPLSITRWNTFSVDQSSFMTNVPGVFSAGDVETGPDIAIRACAGGRKAASGIIAYLKARRK from the coding sequence GTGTCAGAGAAACGCGTGATCATCTTTGGAGGCGACCCGGCAGGTGTGGGCGAGGCCCTGAAGCAGGCCGAGGCCGGAAATAAGGTCATCCTGGTCGAGTCCCTTCCGAGTCTTGGGGGCGGGCACATCCCGCAGACTCGAATCATCGCTGACGATACTTCTTTTGTAGACCCGAACGTCGAGGCGCTCAAGCGTCACCCCAACATCCGGGTGATCACCAACGCCGCCGTCGAAAAAACGAGCGCCGGCGACGGCACGTACCGTTTTCGAGTGCGGCGGCGCGCCCCCCGGGTCGACCCCGAAAAGTGCAACGACTGCCGGGCCTGCATCCGGGTTTGCCCCATTCACATGTACGACGATTTCAACGAAGGCATCGGCTTCCGGACCGCCATCGACTATTTCAACCCCGATACGCGGGACTACAACATCTTCAAGGAAGACATGCCGATCTGCCAGGCCACGTGCCCGGCGAACCTCGACATCCGCTCCTATGTCGGCCTGATCGCGGACGGGGACTACGCAGCTTCCCTGGCCAAGATTCGCGAGCGGCTGCCGTTCGCCCTCTCCATCGGCCGGGTCTGCCCTCACCCGTGCGAAACCGCGTGCAACCGCGGCACCATGGACGAACCAATCTCCATCTGCACGCTCAAACGTTACGTGGCCGACTACGAGATGCTCAACGACATCAAGGCCCCGGTGGAAATCCCGGATGAATTCCGGAAGGAAAAGGTGGCCATCATCGGGGCCGGACCCGCGGGGCTCACCTGCGGCTATTTCCTGGCCAAAGCCGGCTATCGTTCGGTCTGTTTCGAGGCCCTGCCCGAGCCGGGCGGGATGTTCCGTTACGGCATTCCCGAGTACCGTCTGCCCACCCCGACCCTGATGCGCGAGATCAACTGGATCCTATCGCACGGCGTGGAACTGCGCTGCAATACCAGGATCGGCAAGGATGTGGCCTACGAGGACATTTTGAAGGAATACGACGCGGTATTCCTGGGGGTGGGCGCGCACGCCGGAATGAAACTCCAGATCAAGGGTGAGGACATGGAAGGCGTGGTGGACGGCGTGGATTTTCTGCGCGACGCCAACATGGGCAAGGACTTGAAAGCCAAGGGCAAGGTCATCATCATCGGGGGCGGCAACGTGGCCATGGATGCGGCCCGCGTGAGCTGGAGGGCGGGATTCGACGAAGTCCACATCCTCTACCGCCGCACCAAACGGGAGATGCCCGCGAGCCCGTGGGAAATCGACGCCGCGGAGCAGGAAGGGATCAAGATCCAGTACCTGGTGGCCCCCGTGGAAGTGATCGGCGAGAACGGGCGCATGACGGGGCTGAAATGCCTGCGCATGGAACTGGGCGAACCGGATGCCAGCGGCCGGCGCCGCCCGGTGCCTATCCAAGGGTCGGAATTCGTCGTCGAGGCGCAAACCCTCATCCCGGCCATCGGCCAGAGACCCGACCTGTCGTTCGTTCCGGAGGGGAGCCCGCTCAGCATCACGCGGTGGAACACCTTCAGCGTGGACCAATCGAGCTTCATGACGAACGTGCCGGGGGTGTTTTCGGCCGGCGACGTGGAAACCGGGCCGGACATCGCCATCCGGGCCTGCGCGGGCGGAAGAAAAGCGGCATCAGGCATCATCGCCTACCTGAAAGCCCGGCGCAAATGA
- a CDS encoding heterodisulfide reductase subunit A, which yields MLYEKKGRYIVEFQDIPKARQHHIEIDVDERRMNNKEVELGFDEERAIKEAKRCLSCRRCLGCALCWAECKPEAIVFDMQDEVFDLEADSVIVSPGVERAVDRVDRKYGLGRELNVITDLQLERMLSDSGPSAGLIIRPLDGDIPSRIAFVQSYASSTAPRMHKAAVIFGVNEAILVKRKLPLAQVTFFAEGLDAVLKEAGATQQSLNGAKVVESPVKGVEGNADGSIQVAFGAGDETAAFDLVVLLTQPQVPRELKDLGKSLGLTLSYASFLVGDGAGVITTEKEAVALAGEV from the coding sequence ATGCTGTACGAAAAGAAGGGGCGCTACATCGTTGAATTCCAGGACATCCCGAAGGCCCGCCAGCATCATATCGAAATCGACGTCGATGAACGGCGGATGAATAATAAGGAGGTCGAGCTCGGCTTCGACGAGGAACGTGCCATCAAGGAAGCCAAGCGCTGCCTGAGCTGCCGTCGCTGCCTGGGGTGCGCCCTGTGCTGGGCGGAGTGCAAGCCGGAAGCCATCGTGTTCGACATGCAGGACGAGGTCTTCGACCTGGAAGCGGATTCGGTCATCGTGTCCCCGGGTGTGGAACGAGCCGTCGACCGTGTCGATCGCAAGTACGGACTGGGCAGGGAACTGAACGTGATCACCGATCTGCAGCTCGAACGAATGCTGAGCGACTCCGGGCCGAGCGCCGGTCTGATCATCCGTCCGCTGGACGGCGACATCCCGTCGCGCATCGCTTTCGTTCAAAGCTACGCCTCCTCCACCGCTCCCCGGATGCACAAGGCGGCCGTGATCTTCGGCGTGAATGAAGCCATCCTGGTCAAGCGCAAGCTCCCCCTCGCACAGGTGACCTTCTTCGCGGAAGGTCTCGATGCGGTCCTCAAAGAAGCCGGGGCGACGCAACAGTCACTGAACGGCGCCAAGGTCGTCGAATCTCCGGTCAAAGGCGTGGAAGGGAATGCCGACGGCAGCATCCAGGTCGCCTTCGGCGCAGGCGACGAAACGGCCGCCTTCGACCTCGTCGTCCTCCTCACCCAGCCCCAGGTACCCAGGGAGCTCAAAGACCTGGGCAAGAGCCTCGGCCTCACCCTGAGCTACGCGAGTTTCCTCGTGGGCGACGGGGCCGGTGTCATCACGACCGAGAAGGAAGCCGTGGCGCTGGCCGGGGAGGTGTAG